A region of Neovison vison isolate M4711 chromosome 7, ASM_NN_V1, whole genome shotgun sequence DNA encodes the following proteins:
- the CTNND1 gene encoding catenin delta-1 isoform X4: protein MDDSEVESTASILASVKEQEAQFEKLTRALEEERRHVSAQLERVRVSPQDANPLMANGTLTRRHQNGRFVGDADLERQKFSDLKLNGPQDHSHLVYSTIPRMQEPGQIVGTYTEEDPEGAMSVVSVETSDDGTTRRTETTVKKVVKTVTTRTVQPVPVGPDGLPVDASSVSNNYIQTLGRDFRKNGNGGPGPYVGQAGTATLPRNFHYPPDGYSRHYEDGYPSSSDNYGSLSRVTRIEERYRPSMEGYRAPSRQDVYGPQPQVRVGGSSVDLHRFHPEPYGLEDDQRSMGYDDLDYGMMSDYGTARRTGTPSDPRRRLRSYEDMIGEEVPSDQYYWAPLAQHERGSLASLDSLRKGGPPPHNWRQPELPEVIAMLGFRLDAVKSNAAAYLQHLCYRNDKVKTDVRKLKGIPVLVGLLDHPKKEVHLGACGALKNISFGRDQDNKIAIKNCDGVPALVRLLRKARDMDLTEVITGTLWNLSSHDSIKMEIVDHALHALTDEVIIPHSGWEREPNEDCKPRHIEWESVLTNTAGCLRNVSSERSEARRKLRECDGLVDALIFIVQAEIGQKDSDSKLVENCVCLLRNLSYQVHREIPQAERYQEAPPNVANNTGPHAASCFGAKKGKGKKPTEDPANDTVDFPKRTSPARGYELLFQPEVVRIYISLLKESKTPAILEASAGAIQNLCAGRWTYGRYIRSALRQEKALSAIADLLTNEHERVVKAASGALRNLAVDARNKELIGKHAIPNLVKNLPGGQQSSSQNFSEDTVVSLLNTINEVIAENLEAAKKLRETQGIEKLVLINKSGNRSEKEVRAAALVLQTIWGYKELRKPLEKEGWKKSDFQVNLNNASRSQSSHSYDDSTLPLIDRNQKTDNNYSTLNERGDHNRTLDRSGDLGEMEPLKGTPLMQKI from the exons CTTGAGCGACAGAAATTTTCAGATCTGAAACTCAACGGACCCCAG GATCACAGTCACCTTGTGTATAGCACCATTCCCAGAATGCAGGAGCCAGGGCAGATTGTGGGGACCTACACGGAGGAGGACCCTGAGGGAGCCATGTCTGTTGTCTCTGTGGAGACCTCTGATGATGGAACTACTCGGCGCACAGAAACCACA GTCAAGAAAGTTGTGAAGACTGTGACAACACGGACAGTACAGCCAGTCCCTGTGGGACCAGATGGGCTGCCTGTGGATGCCTCATCAGTTTCTAACAACTATATCCAGACTCTGGGGCGTGACTTCCGCAAGAATGGCAATGGGGGACCTGGTCCCTATGTTGGGCAAGCAGGCACTGCTACCCTTCCCAGGAACTTCCACTACCCTCCTGATGGATATAGCCGCCACTATGAAGATGGTTATCCAAGTAGCAGTGACAACTATGGCAGTCTGTCCCGGGTGACCCGCATTGAGGAGCGGTACAGGCCCAGCATGGAAGGTTATCGGGCACCTAGTAGACAGGATGTGTATGGGCCCCAGCCCCAAGTTCGGGTAGGTGGGAGCAGTGTGGATCTGCATCGTTTTCACCCAGAGCCTTACGGGCTAGAAGATGACCAGCGTAGCATGGGCTATGATGATCTGGATTATGGCATGATGTCCGATTATGGCACTGCCCGTCGGACTGGGACGCCCTCTGACCCTCGCCGACGACTCAG GAGCTATGAAGACATGATTGGTGAGGAGGTGCCATCGGACCAGTACTATTGGGCTCCTCTGGCCCAGCATGAACGGGGAAGTTTAGCAAGCTTGGATAGCCTGCGTAAGGGGGGACCCCCGCCTCACAACTGGAGACAGCCAGAGCTGCCGGAGGTGATCGCCATGTTAGGATTCCGCTTGGATGCTGTCAAGTCTAATGCAGCTGCATACCTGCAGCACTTGTGCTATCGCAATGACAAGGTGAAGACCGACGTTCGGAAGCTCAAGGGGATCCCAGTACTGGTGGGATTGTTAGACCACCCCAAAAAGGAAGTGCACCTTGGAGCCTGTGGAGCGCTCAAGAATATCTCTTTTGGGCGTGACCAGGATAACAAGATTGCCATAAAAAACTGTGATGGTGTTCCTGCCCTTGTGCGATTGCTCCGAAAGGCTCGGGATATGGATCTCACTGAAGTTATCACCG GAACCCTGTGGAATCTCTCATCCCATGACTCAATCAAAATGGAGATTGTGGACCATGCACTGCATGCATTGACAGATGAAGTGATCATCCCACATTCTGGTTGGGAGCGGGAACCTAATGAAGATTGTAAGCCGCGCCATATTGAGTGGGAGTCGGTACTCACCAACACAGCTGGCTGTCTTAG gAACGTCAGCTCAGAGAGGAGTGAAGCTCGTCGGAAACTTCGTGAATGTGATGGTTTAGTGGATGCCCTCATTTTCATTGTTCAGGCTGAGATTGGGCAGAAGGACTCAGATAGCAAG CTTGTGGAGAACTGTGTTTGCCTTCTTCGGAATTTGTCATATCAAGTTCACCGGGAGATCCCACAGGCAGAGCGTTACCAAGAGGCACCTCCCAATGTTGCCAATAATACTGGGCCACATGCTGCCAGTTGCTTTGGGGCCAAGAAGGGCAAAG ggaaaaaacccACAGAGGATCCAGCAAATGATACAGTGGATTTCCCTAAAAGAACTAGTCCAGCTCGAG GCTATGAGCTTTTATTTCAACCAGAGGTGGTTCGGATATATATCTCACTCCTCAAGGAGAGCAAGACTCCTGCCATCCTTGAAGCCTCAGCTGGAGCTATCCAGAACTTGTGTGCTGGACGCTGGACG TATGGTCGATACATTCGCTCTGCTCTGCGTCAAGAGAAGGCTCTTTCTGCCATCGCCGACCTCCTGACCAATGAACATGAGCGTGTAGTGAAAGCTGCGTCTGGAGCACTGAGAAATCTGGCTGTGGATGCCCGCAACAAAGAGCTCATTG GTAAACACGCTATTCCCAACTTGGTAAAGAATCTGCCAGGAGGGCAGCAGAGCTCTTCCCAGAATTTCTCTGAGGACACCGTGGTCTCTCTCTTGAACACCATCAATGAGGTTATTGCTGAGAACTTGGAAGCTGCCAAAAAGCTTCGAGAGACACAGGGCATTGAGAAGTTGGTGTTGATCAACAAATCAGG GAACCGTTCAGAAAAAGAAGTCCGAGCAGCAGCACTTGTATTACAGACAATCTGGGGCTATAAGGAACTACGGAAGCCACTGGAAAAAGAAGGATGGAAGAAATCAGACTTCCAG GTGAATCTAAACAATGCTTCTCGAAGCCAGAGCAGTCATTCATATGACGACAGCACTCTCCCTCTCATTGACCGGAACCAGAAAACAG ATAACAACTATTCCACACTGAACGAGAGAGGGGACCACAACAGAACACTGGATCGATCCGGGGATCTAGGTGAAATGGAGCCGTTGAAGGGAACACCCCTGATG
- the CTNND1 gene encoding catenin delta-1 isoform X5: protein MQEPGQIVGTYTEEDPEGAMSVVSVETSDDGTTRRTETTVKKVVKTVTTRTVQPVPVGPDGLPVDASSVSNNYIQTLGRDFRKNGNGGPGPYVGQAGTATLPRNFHYPPDGYSRHYEDGYPSSSDNYGSLSRVTRIEERYRPSMEGYRAPSRQDVYGPQPQVRVGGSSVDLHRFHPEPYGLEDDQRSMGYDDLDYGMMSDYGTARRTGTPSDPRRRLRSYEDMIGEEVPSDQYYWAPLAQHERGSLASLDSLRKGGPPPHNWRQPELPEVIAMLGFRLDAVKSNAAAYLQHLCYRNDKVKTDVRKLKGIPVLVGLLDHPKKEVHLGACGALKNISFGRDQDNKIAIKNCDGVPALVRLLRKARDMDLTEVITGTLWNLSSHDSIKMEIVDHALHALTDEVIIPHSGWEREPNEDCKPRHIEWESVLTNTAGCLRNVSSERSEARRKLRECDGLVDALIFIVQAEIGQKDSDSKLVENCVCLLRNLSYQVHREIPQAERYQEAPPNVANNTGPHAASCFGAKKGKDEWFSRGKKPTEDPANDTVDFPKRTSPARGYELLFQPEVVRIYISLLKESKTPAILEASAGAIQNLCAGRWTYGRYIRSALRQEKALSAIADLLTNEHERVVKAASGALRNLAVDARNKELIGKHAIPNLVKNLPGGQQSSSQNFSEDTVVSLLNTINEVIAENLEAAKKLRETQGIEKLVLINKSGNRSEKEVRAAALVLQTIWGYKELRKPLEKEGWKKSDFQVNLNNASRSQSSHSYDDSTLPLIDRNQKTDKKPDREEIQMSSMGSNTKSLDNNYSTLNERGDHNRTLDRSGDLGEMEPLKGTPLMQKI, encoded by the exons ATGCAGGAGCCAGGGCAGATTGTGGGGACCTACACGGAGGAGGACCCTGAGGGAGCCATGTCTGTTGTCTCTGTGGAGACCTCTGATGATGGAACTACTCGGCGCACAGAAACCACA GTCAAGAAAGTTGTGAAGACTGTGACAACACGGACAGTACAGCCAGTCCCTGTGGGACCAGATGGGCTGCCTGTGGATGCCTCATCAGTTTCTAACAACTATATCCAGACTCTGGGGCGTGACTTCCGCAAGAATGGCAATGGGGGACCTGGTCCCTATGTTGGGCAAGCAGGCACTGCTACCCTTCCCAGGAACTTCCACTACCCTCCTGATGGATATAGCCGCCACTATGAAGATGGTTATCCAAGTAGCAGTGACAACTATGGCAGTCTGTCCCGGGTGACCCGCATTGAGGAGCGGTACAGGCCCAGCATGGAAGGTTATCGGGCACCTAGTAGACAGGATGTGTATGGGCCCCAGCCCCAAGTTCGGGTAGGTGGGAGCAGTGTGGATCTGCATCGTTTTCACCCAGAGCCTTACGGGCTAGAAGATGACCAGCGTAGCATGGGCTATGATGATCTGGATTATGGCATGATGTCCGATTATGGCACTGCCCGTCGGACTGGGACGCCCTCTGACCCTCGCCGACGACTCAG GAGCTATGAAGACATGATTGGTGAGGAGGTGCCATCGGACCAGTACTATTGGGCTCCTCTGGCCCAGCATGAACGGGGAAGTTTAGCAAGCTTGGATAGCCTGCGTAAGGGGGGACCCCCGCCTCACAACTGGAGACAGCCAGAGCTGCCGGAGGTGATCGCCATGTTAGGATTCCGCTTGGATGCTGTCAAGTCTAATGCAGCTGCATACCTGCAGCACTTGTGCTATCGCAATGACAAGGTGAAGACCGACGTTCGGAAGCTCAAGGGGATCCCAGTACTGGTGGGATTGTTAGACCACCCCAAAAAGGAAGTGCACCTTGGAGCCTGTGGAGCGCTCAAGAATATCTCTTTTGGGCGTGACCAGGATAACAAGATTGCCATAAAAAACTGTGATGGTGTTCCTGCCCTTGTGCGATTGCTCCGAAAGGCTCGGGATATGGATCTCACTGAAGTTATCACCG GAACCCTGTGGAATCTCTCATCCCATGACTCAATCAAAATGGAGATTGTGGACCATGCACTGCATGCATTGACAGATGAAGTGATCATCCCACATTCTGGTTGGGAGCGGGAACCTAATGAAGATTGTAAGCCGCGCCATATTGAGTGGGAGTCGGTACTCACCAACACAGCTGGCTGTCTTAG gAACGTCAGCTCAGAGAGGAGTGAAGCTCGTCGGAAACTTCGTGAATGTGATGGTTTAGTGGATGCCCTCATTTTCATTGTTCAGGCTGAGATTGGGCAGAAGGACTCAGATAGCAAG CTTGTGGAGAACTGTGTTTGCCTTCTTCGGAATTTGTCATATCAAGTTCACCGGGAGATCCCACAGGCAGAGCGTTACCAAGAGGCACCTCCCAATGTTGCCAATAATACTGGGCCACATGCTGCCAGTTGCTTTGGGGCCAAGAAGGGCAAAG ATGAGTGGTTCTCCAGAG ggaaaaaacccACAGAGGATCCAGCAAATGATACAGTGGATTTCCCTAAAAGAACTAGTCCAGCTCGAG GCTATGAGCTTTTATTTCAACCAGAGGTGGTTCGGATATATATCTCACTCCTCAAGGAGAGCAAGACTCCTGCCATCCTTGAAGCCTCAGCTGGAGCTATCCAGAACTTGTGTGCTGGACGCTGGACG TATGGTCGATACATTCGCTCTGCTCTGCGTCAAGAGAAGGCTCTTTCTGCCATCGCCGACCTCCTGACCAATGAACATGAGCGTGTAGTGAAAGCTGCGTCTGGAGCACTGAGAAATCTGGCTGTGGATGCCCGCAACAAAGAGCTCATTG GTAAACACGCTATTCCCAACTTGGTAAAGAATCTGCCAGGAGGGCAGCAGAGCTCTTCCCAGAATTTCTCTGAGGACACCGTGGTCTCTCTCTTGAACACCATCAATGAGGTTATTGCTGAGAACTTGGAAGCTGCCAAAAAGCTTCGAGAGACACAGGGCATTGAGAAGTTGGTGTTGATCAACAAATCAGG GAACCGTTCAGAAAAAGAAGTCCGAGCAGCAGCACTTGTATTACAGACAATCTGGGGCTATAAGGAACTACGGAAGCCACTGGAAAAAGAAGGATGGAAGAAATCAGACTTCCAG GTGAATCTAAACAATGCTTCTCGAAGCCAGAGCAGTCATTCATATGACGACAGCACTCTCCCTCTCATTGACCGGAACCAGAAAACAG ATAAGAAACCTGATCGGGAAGAAATTCAGATGAGCAGTATGGGATCAAACACAAAGTCATTAG ATAACAACTATTCCACACTGAACGAGAGAGGGGACCACAACAGAACACTGGATCGATCCGGGGATCTAGGTGAAATGGAGCCGTTGAAGGGAACACCCCTGATG